AAAACAATTCACGCAGTAGCAGCAGGCAAAAAAGTTCTGCCTCCTAATATGACTGATACACTTTTTAATCAGATTATTGAAAGAGCTATCAGTACAATTAAAAGTCCCACCCTTAAACATCTTATCAAAATGACTAAGCGCGAACGTCAGGTAGTTGAGCTTATTGCAGACGGTCTCTCAAATAAAGAAATAGGCAAAGCGCTTCACCTCTCCCCGTTCACAATCAAAAGCCACGTCCATAATATACTGGAAAAGATGGCGTTGCGCTCCCGGGTACAGATAGCCGCACACGCTCATAAAATTAAAGAGCATCATTAAATCTTTTAAAAAGTCTTTCAAAAAAACTTCCAGACAACTTTCGGAAATACAAATTAATTTTTTATAGTCCATTGGGTGTAGTTCCTTTTTCAGCCGTTTGCCCGATAGGTGTTCACATGTTAATTGCGTAGTTTATATGCGTAACCACTTTTGGTTACAAAACGAAAGGAATAACAAAATGTTTACAAAAATTTACAAAATCATGTTTGCCTTAATAATGTTAGCGATAATCACGTCTAATGTATCACAAGCACAAACAGTTAAAAAAACTATGATAGCGCAGTATCCTGCGTTCTCAATCGCACCTTTTGCAGGTGTCAGCTTTCCAATTGGAGACCTTGGTAATTATTATAAATCAAGTTTCAATGCAGGTATCGACTTTAATTTAAAAGTTAACAGAGAAGTATCATTCTTCTTAAACGTTGGATATTATGATATGCCGTCAAAACCTGATGTAGCCGCACCCGGTGCATCGTTTATAAGTATTACTGCAGGACCAAGATATGTTCTTTCAAGCGCTAATGTAAAAGCTAAGTTCTTTATGGAAGCCGGTTTAGGAGCTTATATTTTTGGTGTAAAAGAATACACAACAACTACAGCGCCTATAGTTACAACACCAAGCACTTCAACAGTTAACTTTGGTGTTAATACAGGTCCCGGAGTTATACTTCCTTTAAGTGATTCAATGGACTTAATGCTGAAAACAAAACTTCATTACGTTTTCAATAAAAACGGATCAAGCACATTCTTAAGTGCATTAATCGGGCTTGATTTCAAATTGTAATTCCAATCGATGAGATGTAAGATATATCGTCAACAAAAGGTCTCCTGTTCATTCGGGAGACCTTTTTTAAATTAAATATGTAAGTAAATATAGTATTATTTAAATATATGAAATATTGGCACATGTATTGCAAGAGAAGATTGTAACTTAGTAAATCCGGTTTCTATGTAATACATCTTTTAAATTAAGACCGAATGGTCTGCAATTGATCGTTGAACAACATACACTGAAGAGGCGCTAAAGTTGTGTTAATTTTTAACACTTCTAATTTATGATTTTCAAATAGAAAACAATGAATAGTAACTCTACAATCCTAAAGAAATTTACAAGCAGTATAGGGCTGCTTATGATTTTAGTTTTAACAGTAATTTTCACCATGCCCGTATCTGTTTTTTCACAGGAAGGTGTTGTCAGCAATGCAGTTAATAACCAGATAAACCCTGCATCAACTACAGATAGCAGCGGCGGTACAATTGTAACATGGCAGGATTATAGAAACGGTAAATACGAGATTTACGCTCAAAGAATTAATGCATCAGGACTTGCAGTATGGACACCAAACGGTGTACCAATTTGTTTACAGGATAGCAATTATAATCCTGCAATTACTTACGACGGTATAGGCGGAGCTATTATAACATGGCAGTCTTACAGAAACAGCGCTACTGCAGATATATATGCACAGCGCATTGACTCTAATGGAGTTGTACAATGGACTGCTAACGGAGTTGCTTTATGCGTTGTAGTATTCGACCAGAATACAATTACAATGGTTAACGATGACAACGGTGGAGCAATTTTAACATGGAGAGATTACAGAAGCAATATCGGTCTTGCCGATATTTATGCGCAGAGAGTAAGTCCTACAGGTGCAATGCTTTGGGTAGCAAATGGTGTAAGCATTTGTAATCAGGCAGCAGAGCAGGGCGCACCAAAACTAATCAGCGACGGCACAGGCGGAGCATTTATTACGTGGTCAGATAACAGAGCCGGAGATTACGATATTTATACACAAAGAATAAGCGCAGGCGGCGCGCCGCAATGGACTACTAACGGCGTAGCAACATGTACTTCAGCGTCAGACCAGTTAACTCCCTCAATTTGCAGCGATGGAGCAGCGGGTGTAATTATTACATGGTCAGATTTCAGAAGCACAACAGATTTTAATATTTACGCGCAAAGACAAGGACCTGCAGGAGGAATTGTATGGACAGTTGATGGTATTGTTATGAATAACAATGTTGCTTACGCTCAGACAGAACCGCAAATTATCAGTGATGAACTTGGCGGAGCAATAATAACATGGACAGATTACAGAACGGGAGTTCTTGCCGATATATATGCACAGCGTGTAAGCTCCACAGGAGCAGTTCAATGGACTGCAACCGGTGTGACTATTTGTACAGCAGCAAACGACCAGATAAAATCACAGCTTGTAAGTGATGGTAATCACGGCGCATACATAGCATGGGAAGACCATCGTAATGCAGGCAACTCAGATATCTACGTACAAAGAATAGCGTCCGATGCATCATTGAACTGGTCAGCAAATGGTGTTGCTGTTTGCGATGCAAATTATGACCAGTTAAATCCTTCTATTGTGAGCAACGGCAATAACGGAGCTTTAGTAGTATGGCAGGATTTCAGAGGCGGCAATGATTTCGATATAGTTACATACGGATTCAATACTGCGCTTCCGGTGGAACTTGCATCACTGACATCAATTGTAAACAACAGAGACGTAAATCTGAAATGGACAACAGTTTCAGAAATAAATAATTCAGGATTCGAAATTGAAAGGAAAAATTACTCAGCCACAAATGATAACTGGGTAAATGCAGGATTTGTTGCGGGAAATGGAACAGTAAACACTTTATCGGAGTATAACTTCCAGGACCAAAACTTACAGACCGGTAAATACAATTACAGATTAAAACAAATTGATTATAACGGTAACTATGAGTATCACAATCTAAGCAGTTTCGTTCAAATCGGAACTCCTTCCAAATTTAATCTCTCTCAGAATTATCCTAATCCGTTTAATCCTGTTACAAAGATAAATTTTGAAATACCCATTGATGCTATGGTTAATATAACCGTATTTGATATGGCAGGACGTGAAGTAAAAACACTTGTAAATGAAACTAAATCAGCAGGATTTTACACAGTGCAATTTGATGCTTCAGGAATTTCCAGCGGTTTATATTTCTATAGAATTATGACGGATGGCAATGATAAATTTATCATGACTAAAAAACTCATAGTGATAAAATAAGTACTGAAGGAAATTTTGTAACATGGTAATGCATAATTGAATTAATAACGGGTCTTCAATTAAATCAGGAAGACCTGTTATCTTTCTAAAATTGATTTGAAGTTTATTTTTCCCAAGCAATTTAAAGTTTAAAAATTCATAAAATGAAAACACATTTAACTAAATTGATTAATTTTGTAATTCGAGAGACAGGCTTATACAGTTTTATACTCGCAGCAATTCTAATAATACCTATTACAACTTTTTCACAGACAACAGGACCTGTAAGCACAGCATCAAATAACCAGATAAATCCTGCAATGGCAACTGACGGTGCCGGTGGTACTATAGTAGCTTTTCAGGATAAACACAACGGCAAATACGAAATTTATGCGCAAAGAATGAACGCATCAGGAAATCCTTTATGGACAACAAACGGAATTGCAATCTGCACGCAGGATAGTAATTACAATCCTATTGTAGTAAGCGATGGCGTAGGCGGCGCAATTATTTCATGGCAGTCTTACCGCGGAAGCGCAACAGCAGATATCTATGCACAAAAAATTAATTCTTCAGGCACGGTTCTCTGGGCATTAAACGGAGTTCCCGTATGCGCAGTAGTTTTTGACCAGAATACAATTTCAATGATTGAAGACGGAGTTGGCGGAGCAATTTTAACATGGCAGGACTACAGAAGCAATAACGGCTTTGCCGATATTTATGCGCAGAGAGTTAACAGCTTAGGAGCTATGCTCTGGGTAGCTAACGGTGTAAGCGTTTGTAATCAGGCAGCAGAACAAAACGGTCCCGCAGTTGTAAACGACGGCTTAGGCGGAGCTTTTATAACATGGGCAGATAACAGAGCCGGTAACTATGATATTTATACACAAAGAATAAGCGCAGGCGGCGCACCGCAATGGACAACTAACGGCGTTGCAACTTGTACTATGGCATCAGACCAGCGCAAGCCTGACCTTTGCACCGATGGCGCAGCAGGCGTAATAGTTACATGGTATGATTTCAGAAGCACAACAGATTATAATATTTATGCACAGAGAATGGGACCAGCAGGCGGTATTGTATGGGCAGTTGACGGAGTTGTAATGAACAACAATGTTGCATACGACCAGATAGACCCTATGATTGTCAGCGACGGTCTTGGCGGCGCAATCATTTCATGGAGCGATAAACGCACAGGTATAACATCAGATATTTATGCACAGAGAGTTAACTCAACAGGTGCAGTTCAATGGACTGCTACCGGAGTAATTATCTGCACAGCCTCTGGCGACCAGATAAAATCTCAGCTTGTAAGCGACGGTAACAACGGCGCATACATTGTATGGGAAGATCATCGCAACGCGGGTAACTCAGATATCTATGCACAGAGAATTGCATCCAATGCAGCATTGAACTGGGCAGCAACAGGATTTGAAATCTGCGCAGTCGGCAACGACCAGTTGAATCCAAGAATTGTCAGCAACGGAAATCAGGGAGCAATAGTTGTATGGCAGGATTTCAGAAGCGGCACAAACTTCGATGTTTACAATACAGGATTTAACACACAAGGTTTAGTCGGAATTCATAACGGCGGAATAACAAATCCGGTTAATTATACATTGGAGCAGAACTTTCCTAATCCGTTCAATCCTTCTACCAAAATAAATTACACACTTCCGCAAAGCAGTAATGTGAAGCTTAGTATTTACGATGCTCTGGGGCATGTAGTAAGTACGCTTGTTAATGAATCACAAAATGCAGGAAGTTATAATATTGAATGGAATGCAGCATCTTTTGCTACAGGTGTTTACTTCTACAAATTAGAAGCAGGCAGCTTTAGCTCAACAAAGCAAATGATATTAGTAAAGTAATCATCTGTAAGAAACATTCAGTATCTGACGGAGGTCTCCTCTCCGTCAGATTTTTTTTTACACAATTCTACATTAGCATCAAAACAGCATGCTAATCGTTTTTGGTTTCGGCAGCATGACTTGTTTTACAGGGGTTATGTCGCAACCATTATCGAAATTCTATTCACAGATCGCACTAAAACTTACAGAAAAAATTATGAAGATGTTAGAGAACAAAGTCGCATTGGTAACCGGCGCGGGCTCCGGTATTGGTAAAGCTATTGCATTATTGTATGCAGCACAGGGTGCAAAAGTTATTGTATCTGATATAAATGAAAAGTCGGGTAAAGAAGTTACAGAAGAAATTATTTCTAAAGAAGGAACGGCAGTTTTTTTCAACGCTGATACCTCAAATCCTAAAGACCAGGAAAATCTTGTAAAGGAAGCTATGAAGCAATTTGGCGCGTTGCATATTGCATGTAACAATGCTGGCATTGGCGGCGACTTACTCCCTACAGCAGATTATCCTATTGAAAGCTGGAATAAAATAATCGGAATTAATTTATCGGGAGTATTTTACGGAATGCATTTTCAAATCCCTGCTATGTTAGCAAGCGGAGGCGGAAGCATTGTAAATATCTCTTCCATATTGGGACAGGTGGGTACTAAAGGTCTTTCAGGATATGTATCTGCAAAGCACGGAGTGGTCGGGCTTACTAAGACGGCAGGTATTGAATATGCAGAGCAAAACATTCGTGTAAATGCAGTGGGACCCGGTTATATTGAGACTCCTTTGCTCACCGATACTCTCGATGAAAAAACAATTGCAGCATTAGCTGGCTTGCATCCTATGAACAGATTAGGAAATGCAGATGAAGTTGCAGAGTTAGTTTTATGGCTGAGTTGTTCAAAAGCATCATTTGTGACAGGTTCTTATTACGCGGTAGATGGGGGTTATCTGGCGCAGTAATTTGTGTAACAGTGATGTTTTCTCCTAAGGCGGTGATATGAACCGCCTTTTTTATTTTGTATAAATTGTAAACGGAATTTTCTATTTTTTGCAAACTAATATGGATAGAAAATTTAATCTGTTTGCAATCATCGGAAGCGCAAGCAGTAACTCCGCTAATCAAAGACTTGTTGAACGTTTTGCAGATTTAACAAAGGATGTTTTTGATGTAACGATTTTTAACGATTTAAAAACACTCCCTCATTTTGATCCCGAACTTTCATCCGAAAATCCCCCCGTCGAAATAGTAAAATTCAGAAACAGTATAGCAGAAGCTGACGGAATAATTATCTGCACT
The genomic region above belongs to Bacteroidota bacterium and contains:
- a CDS encoding T9SS type A sorting domain-containing protein → MNSNSTILKKFTSSIGLLMILVLTVIFTMPVSVFSQEGVVSNAVNNQINPASTTDSSGGTIVTWQDYRNGKYEIYAQRINASGLAVWTPNGVPICLQDSNYNPAITYDGIGGAIITWQSYRNSATADIYAQRIDSNGVVQWTANGVALCVVVFDQNTITMVNDDNGGAILTWRDYRSNIGLADIYAQRVSPTGAMLWVANGVSICNQAAEQGAPKLISDGTGGAFITWSDNRAGDYDIYTQRISAGGAPQWTTNGVATCTSASDQLTPSICSDGAAGVIITWSDFRSTTDFNIYAQRQGPAGGIVWTVDGIVMNNNVAYAQTEPQIISDELGGAIITWTDYRTGVLADIYAQRVSSTGAVQWTATGVTICTAANDQIKSQLVSDGNHGAYIAWEDHRNAGNSDIYVQRIASDASLNWSANGVAVCDANYDQLNPSIVSNGNNGALVVWQDFRGGNDFDIVTYGFNTALPVELASLTSIVNNRDVNLKWTTVSEINNSGFEIERKNYSATNDNWVNAGFVAGNGTVNTLSEYNFQDQNLQTGKYNYRLKQIDYNGNYEYHNLSSFVQIGTPSKFNLSQNYPNPFNPVTKINFEIPIDAMVNITVFDMAGREVKTLVNETKSAGFYTVQFDASGISSGLYFYRIMTDGNDKFIMTKKLIVIK
- a CDS encoding glucose 1-dehydrogenase yields the protein MKMLENKVALVTGAGSGIGKAIALLYAAQGAKVIVSDINEKSGKEVTEEIISKEGTAVFFNADTSNPKDQENLVKEAMKQFGALHIACNNAGIGGDLLPTADYPIESWNKIIGINLSGVFYGMHFQIPAMLASGGGSIVNISSILGQVGTKGLSGYVSAKHGVVGLTKTAGIEYAEQNIRVNAVGPGYIETPLLTDTLDEKTIAALAGLHPMNRLGNADEVAELVLWLSCSKASFVTGSYYAVDGGYLAQ
- a CDS encoding T9SS type A sorting domain-containing protein — its product is MKTHLTKLINFVIRETGLYSFILAAILIIPITTFSQTTGPVSTASNNQINPAMATDGAGGTIVAFQDKHNGKYEIYAQRMNASGNPLWTTNGIAICTQDSNYNPIVVSDGVGGAIISWQSYRGSATADIYAQKINSSGTVLWALNGVPVCAVVFDQNTISMIEDGVGGAILTWQDYRSNNGFADIYAQRVNSLGAMLWVANGVSVCNQAAEQNGPAVVNDGLGGAFITWADNRAGNYDIYTQRISAGGAPQWTTNGVATCTMASDQRKPDLCTDGAAGVIVTWYDFRSTTDYNIYAQRMGPAGGIVWAVDGVVMNNNVAYDQIDPMIVSDGLGGAIISWSDKRTGITSDIYAQRVNSTGAVQWTATGVIICTASGDQIKSQLVSDGNNGAYIVWEDHRNAGNSDIYAQRIASNAALNWAATGFEICAVGNDQLNPRIVSNGNQGAIVVWQDFRSGTNFDVYNTGFNTQGLVGIHNGGITNPVNYTLEQNFPNPFNPSTKINYTLPQSSNVKLSIYDALGHVVSTLVNESQNAGSYNIEWNAASFATGVYFYKLEAGSFSSTKQMILVK